The Solanum lycopersicum chromosome 6, SLM_r2.1 genome has a window encoding:
- the PPCK2 gene encoding phosphoenolpyruvate carboxylase kinase 2 produces the protein MSESLKRNYCVGGELGRGRFGTVFKCYSSATGELFAVKSIDKRLIADDAIDRQCLYNEAKIMHLLSPNPNVVRVFDIYEDDTHLDMVLELCNSGDLFQRLSSQPIFSESDAVDVMVPLMKAIAHCHRLGVAHRDIKPDNILFTDSNELKLADFGSAECFHEGQLMSGVVGTPYYVAPEVLAGRNYSEKIDIWSAGVILYIMLAGVPPFFGDSASEIFEAVLRANLRFPPRIFHSVSPAAKDLLRRMLSKDVSRRFSAEQVLRHPWMTSNGEIRTVAPF, from the exons ATGAGTGAGTCACTGAAGCGAAATTATTGTGTGGGTGGAGAGTTAGGAAGGGGACGATTCGGCACCGTTTTCAAGTGTTACTCGTCGGCGACCGGTGAGCTATTCGCCGTCAAGTCTATCGACAAGCGCCTAATCGCCGATGACGCCATAGATCGACAATGTCTTTACAACGAAGCGAAAATTATGCACTTGCTTTCGCCAAATCCTAATGTTGTTCGTGTTTTCGATATCTACGAGGACGATACTCACCTTGATATGGTTTTAGAGCTCTGCAACTCCGGCGATTTGTTCCAACGCCTCAGTAGTCAACCGATTTTCTCAGAGTCCGACGCTGTTGATGTCATG GTACCACTAATGAAAGCAATAGCGCACTGTCACCGTCTCGGTGTAGCCCACAGGGACATCAAACCGGATAACATTTTATTCACCGACTCTAACGAACTGAAATTGGCTGATTTTGGATCGGCGGAGTGTTTCCATGAGGGCCAGCTGATGAGCGGCGTGGTTGGAACGCCGTATTATGTGGCGCCAGAGGTTTTAGCTGGGAGAAACTACAGTGAGAAGATCGATATTTGGAGTGCTGGTGTTATTCTGTATATAATGCTTGCCGGAGTTCCACCTTTCTTTGGTGACTCAGCTTCAGAGATCTTCGAGGCTGTGCTCAGAGCTAACCTTAGGTTTCCGCCTAGGATCTTCCATTCAGTATCGCCGGCGGCGAAGGATTTGCTTCGGAGAATGCTCTCTAAAGACGTTTCTAGAAGATTCTCTGCCGAACAAGTTCTCA GGCATCCATGGATGACTAGCAACGGAGAAATCAGAACAGTTGCTCCATTTTAG